The stretch of DNA GCCGTCGATCTTCTCTTCGACAATGAGCGTTTTATTCGAAACAAACGCCTGCGATTCCGCTTCGCCGAGATGCTTGTCGTCATCTGTTCCCGTTGACCCAAACAGGTGCGGAGTGCGAGGGTACTTGGTGAATTCACCATGCGACCTACCCATCAGATGGCTCCTTTTGTTTGAGATTGAGAAATAAGGGATCGAATCAACTGATCGTATTCATTTTTCATCGGCAACTCGAACTCAGTACGAATCCGCCGACGACGTGCCGTGACCTCTTCACCTGTGACCGGATTGACTGCAGGCTTATCATACTCTTCCCACAGCAATCCCACTCCACGCTTCTGCCAATTGGGGATGTCGTTGAAGTTGATCCCGTATTGAAATAACAGTTCGTTCTTCTGGCTCACCGACAGACCCAACAGTCGCTTCGTGGCTTGCTGCTCGTTTTGGCCGTCTTTGCGCAGAGTCCAATAGCACAAGGAATTCAATGCGTTGCGGGCAGCATCTTCGTTCCGCCAGCGGTAGTAATCTACCACCAGTTCCAACGTGGGCAACTGCGAAATCCGGCAATCGAACGATGCAGCTTGGCCAAGGCGCAGCGAGAATTGGGCGCTGGCTTCACCAGCCAGTGTTGAGTTGTACTTGCGGAGTTTTCGACCAAAGAGCTGTTCAGCCGGATCGAACAACAGAGAAATCTCGTCGCTCTCCGTGTAGGCGTACAGCACCCGAAATCCGCACGTCATCAGTGACTCAGTGGTCTGTACCATCAGATCACGGAAGCGCACGTCAAACGGAGCCTGGAACCGGCAGACCTCTTTTGTAAGCCGAGTGAAGCTGCGACCGTCCAGCCGTGCGACCATGAACATGCTCGGAAGCACGCACAAATCGGCGCTGGTCTCAAAAACCCGCATCTTCTTGTCAAGATCGTCAAATTTCATCGTTCCACTCCTCGACGACAAAACCGGATCCTGTCAGTCGGACGTAGTACAGCTTGTCGAATCCTTCATCAATTCTCGGTAATTCGAGCTTTTTGGCGGTGGACAGGATTCCCACTTCGGGAATGCTCTCAACTCTGTTCTGATTTCGACCAAGGCATTCATCGACCTTCGAGCGAAAGTAGTAACCAGCGACGGAATACTTGGCCTCCTTCGCCGCAGCAATATACTTCCCTCGCTCCTCACGGTTCGGATTTGTGTTGTCGATGACAAATGGTTGTTGCGTCTCCAGGCAAGCCGCCAAGAACTGTCGTTCCCGGTTGCGAGTATTGAGTAAATCGAGGCTGATTCGAACGTGCGTCGAGAAGAACCGTTCCTTGTAAAAGGACGATTTTCCAGATGCTTGCAGCCCCATAAATACCACTGCCTCCATTTGACTCTCCATCCGACTATCCCAATACAAAAATCCCGCACGGTTGACCTGCACCGTGCGGGCTTCGGTTGAATTAGTCTTTAAAAGTAGTGGTGCCGGTATACGCCGTCAAAAGCAGCCTTTTTCGAGACAGCATCTCTTGAAGAGTTTGCCGGAACCGCAGAGGCAGAATTTATTTTGCCCCAACTTTTCCTCAAACTGTTTCTCGCCGTGAATGATCCGTATGCCACGCTTCACGTGTGTTTCGGACAAGTAGCCCTTGCGACGTTTACTCATCGTCTCGAAAAAAATATCTGTACGTCAAATTGTTCATAGTGCAGCTGTCGCATGGCGCACTTGCTCCTTTGTTTTGGTGATGCCCCAATTGACACCCCTTCGCAATAAAAGTTCGCCTCGTCAGTGTGGGGCGGAGCGAATCGTGAAACGAACCGTTGGGGCAGATTTGGTGTCAGAGGCATGGTAACCTGTTGTCTCGGCAATCGTTGTGACTCTTGGCTTTGCCGACAACAGATTAGGTTTCTGCAACATGGATGAAGTGCCCACGTGCTCCTGACGATCACCACAACTCAACATCCTGCGGCCGATCTGGGGTATTTGCTGCATAAGCACCCGGATCGGTTGCAGAGCTTCGATCTCAGCTTCGGAAAGGCGCATGTCTTCTATCCCGAGGTGTCGCAGGATCGTTGTACGGCTTGCCTGTTGCTGGATGTTGATCCTGTGGGGATGGTGCGGGGCAAGAACCGCAATCAGAATTTTCTGCTGGGGCATTACGTCAACGACCGGCCCTATGTCGCCTCGTCGTTCATGAGCGTGGCAATCTCGCAGGTGTTCGGTTCGGCGCTGGGCGGGCGTTGCAAAGATCGGCCTGAGTTGGTGACGACGCCGATCCCTTTGTCTGCTCGGATCGATGTGCTTCCCGTGCGGGGCGGTGAAGATTTCGTGCAACGGCTGTTCGAGCCGTTGGGCTATACCGTCGAAGCGACACGTCATCCCCTGGACGAGCAGTTTCCCCAGTGGGGTGAAAGCCCGTACTTTTCAGTGACGAACACTGGCGTGAAAACGCTGGCAGAACTGTTGTCTCATCTGTACGTGCTGATTCCCGTCTTCGATAACAACAAGCACTACTACGTCGGCAACGAAGAATTGGAGAAGTTACTCGCCAAAGGAGCGGACTGGTTGGCCGGGCATCCCGAGAAAGAGCAGATCACCCGGCGTTATTTGAAGCATCAGTCCGGCTTGTTTCAAGAAGCCATGTCTCGTCTCATCGAAGAGGAGGATAGCGAGACAGTCGATACCGATAGCCCCAACGGGGGTGACGAAGACGTCATGGAAAGGCCGCTCAGCCTCAACGTACAACGACTCGGTGCGGTGTTGGCGGTGTTACGAAGCAGCGGTGCCAGAACGGTGCTGGACCTAGGTTGCGGCGAAGGGAAGTTGCTGCGTGAATTGATTAAGGATATTCAGTTCGATCAGATCGTGGGCCTGGACGTGTCGATGCGTTCGCTGGAAAAGGCCCAGCAGCGTCTCAGATTGGATCGACTCCCCCAGCGGCAAGCGGAGCGGCTGACGTTGATGCATGGCTCATTGATCTATCGTGACAAGCGATTGCATGACTTTGATGCTGCGGCGTTGGTGGAGGTGATCGAACACCTTGATCCGCCGAGATTGGCGGCACTGGAACGAACCGTTTTTGAGTTCGCTCGCCCGGGCACCATCGTGCTGACCACGCCGAATCGGGAATACAACGTGATGTGGGAGTCGTTGCCCGCCGGGAAGTTCCGGCATGCGGATCACCGGTTTGAGTGGACCCGGCAGGAGTTTCAGGCCTGGGCGAACACAGTAGCTGAGCGATACGGCTACACGGTGCGATTTTTGCCGGTGGGGCCGGACGATGATATTGTCGGATCGCCGACGCAAATGGGGGTATTTGAACTTGAATAAACGTGTCCATCACCACTCAAACCTCAT from Symmachiella dynata encodes:
- a CDS encoding AAA family ATPase, whose amino-acid sequence is MEAVVFMGLQASGKSSFYKERFFSTHVRISLDLLNTRNRERQFLAACLETQQPFVIDNTNPNREERGKYIAAAKEAKYSVAGYYFRSKVDECLGRNQNRVESIPEVGILSTAKKLELPRIDEGFDKLYYVRLTGSGFVVEEWNDEI
- a CDS encoding 3' terminal RNA ribose 2'-O-methyltransferase Hen1: MLLTITTTQHPAADLGYLLHKHPDRLQSFDLSFGKAHVFYPEVSQDRCTACLLLDVDPVGMVRGKNRNQNFLLGHYVNDRPYVASSFMSVAISQVFGSALGGRCKDRPELVTTPIPLSARIDVLPVRGGEDFVQRLFEPLGYTVEATRHPLDEQFPQWGESPYFSVTNTGVKTLAELLSHLYVLIPVFDNNKHYYVGNEELEKLLAKGADWLAGHPEKEQITRRYLKHQSGLFQEAMSRLIEEEDSETVDTDSPNGGDEDVMERPLSLNVQRLGAVLAVLRSSGARTVLDLGCGEGKLLRELIKDIQFDQIVGLDVSMRSLEKAQQRLRLDRLPQRQAERLTLMHGSLIYRDKRLHDFDAAALVEVIEHLDPPRLAALERTVFEFARPGTIVLTTPNREYNVMWESLPAGKFRHADHRFEWTRQEFQAWANTVAERYGYTVRFLPVGPDDDIVGSPTQMGVFELE
- a CDS encoding SEC-C metal-binding domain-containing protein, which encodes MSKRRKGYLSETHVKRGIRIIHGEKQFEEKLGQNKFCLCGSGKLFKRCCLEKGCF
- a CDS encoding tRNA(His) guanylyltransferase Thg1 family protein encodes the protein MKFDDLDKKMRVFETSADLCVLPSMFMVARLDGRSFTRLTKEVCRFQAPFDVRFRDLMVQTTESLMTCGFRVLYAYTESDEISLLFDPAEQLFGRKLRKYNSTLAGEASAQFSLRLGQAASFDCRISQLPTLELVVDYYRWRNEDAARNALNSLCYWTLRKDGQNEQQATKRLLGLSVSQKNELLFQYGINFNDIPNWQKRGVGLLWEEYDKPAVNPVTGEEVTARRRRIRTEFELPMKNEYDQLIRSLISQSQTKGAI